In the genome of Raphanus sativus cultivar WK10039 chromosome 4, ASM80110v3, whole genome shotgun sequence, one region contains:
- the LOC108849702 gene encoding uncharacterized protein At4g15970-like — translation MNHLSHRVTSNLKSTTNLTISPHDVNHSSSVASVIMPPCSRPVRRAVIFLAAISISIFVLYRSLDSLDAVPPSSSSSIFSRILPSFDSFQSLELEEPKLEDVLRRAATRDNTVILTTLNEAWAAPGSVIDLFFESFRIGEGTGVLLNHLVIVALDAKAYSRCRQLHKHCFSLETEGVDFSGKEAYFMTRSYLKMMWRRIDFLRSVLELGYNFVFTDADVMWFRSPFTRFYKYGDFQIACDHYLGRSNDLENRPNGGFSFVRSNNRTILFYKYWYASRIRYSGYHDQDVLNFIKREPFLVRIGLRIRFLNTAYFGGLCEPSKDMNLVRTMHANCCFGLDSKLHDLRIMLQDWRDFMALPLHLKQESGFSWKVPQNCSLDSLRRYDESMYEEESEPPGESQE, via the exons ATGAATCATCTATCGCACCGTGTCACCTCGAACCTCAAGTCGACGACGAACCTCACCATCTCGCCTCACGACGTTAACCATTCCTCCTCCGTAGCTTCCGTCATCATGCCGCCGTGCTCCCGCCCGGTACGCCGAGCCGTTATATTCCTCGCCGCCATTTCCATCTCCATCTTCGTCCTCTACAGATCCCTCGATTCCCTCGACGCCGTccctccctcctcctcctcctccattttCTCTCGCATTCTCCCCTCATTTGATTCCTTCCAGTCTCTG GAGCTTGAAGAGCCTAAGCTCGAAGATGTTCTTCGCAGAGCTGCAACACGAGACAACACAGTGATTCTAACGACTCTGAACGAAGCTTGGGCTGCTCCTGGCTCTGTCATCGACCTCTTCTTCGAGAGTTTTCGAATCGGCGAAGGAACAGGCGTGCTTTTAAACCATCTGGTCATCGTTGCTCTCGACGCTAAAGCTTACTCCCGTTGCCGACAGCTTCATAAGCATTGCTTCAGCCTCGAAACGGAAGGTGTTGATTTCTCGGGGAAGGAGGCTTACTTCATGACTCGTTCTTACTTGAAGATGATGTGGAGAAGAATCGACTTCTTGCGCTCTGTTCTTGAATTGGGTTACAACTTTGTCTTCacg GATGCTGATGTGATGTGGTTCAGAAGCCCTTTTACCCGGTTTTACAAATACGGTGACTTCCAGATTGCTTGTGACCATTACTTAGGAAGGTCGAATGATTTAGAGAACAGACCTAACGGAGGGTTTAGCTTTGTGAGGTCTAACAACAGGACTATACTCTTCTACAAGTACTGGTACGCTTCACGGATCAGATACTCGGGGTACCACGACCAGGACGTTCTTAACTTCATTAAGAGGGAGCCTTTTCTTGTCCGGATTGGGCTTAGGATTAGGTTCTTGAACACTGCGTATTTCGGTGGACTCTGCGAACCAAGCAAAGATATGAATCTTGTTCGTACGATGCATGCGAACTGCTGCTTTGGTTTGGATAGTAAGCTTCATGATCTTAGAATCATGCTTCAGGATTGGAGAGACTTTATGGCTTTGCCACTTCATCTTAAGCAGGAGTCTGGTTTCTCTTGGAAAGTCCCACAGAATTgcag TCTTGATTCACTTCGGAGATATGATGAATCTATGTATGAAGAAGAGAGCGAGCCACCTGGAGAATCCCAAGAGTGA
- the LOC108833860 gene encoding uncharacterized protein LOC108833860 has protein sequence MASSSGNRKYPPRLYQIGKTPNQIRSMNHSCFLGNLQTLRENVGEDVWDELRESTVGVIIKLKELDYTWSAKHVHYFLVNQLAVQSSHEVWSLIVDQPMRFSLYEFGDITGLNCDPYDTEEQCDVAHEDFWLKMKVPISEGPKLNELQALFSVIGNWPREERVMVGLLCLLSIGIFGISSNSKIPLHLAKRVMDPAAFQRYPWGRVGFTSLVDSIKMVTYEVGKSYTLHGCVHALLIWIYESVPGLGELYGNRIEEAEIRVRHMIVKAMEDRYPKWGEDEPHQDLDNMIVDILNDLLNDKFWDVVPSTKPLKRKTHVTAPSVPDRVDESPSTKRKREKETAPEMEESHTDMPTINITIQTLLEAVNNLSGRLETMDVSVAERVSKTLEASVQAQMEARIGLFETEFKNKMAILQEEIKVLKGKDNEKTPSAAGNSKAHDEDDACSNTMVCLHCQLVFFMHKILTVFSYT, from the exons ATGGCCTCATCTTCGGGTAACAGGAAGTATCCTCCGCGGCTTTACCAGATTGGTAAAACACCGAACCAAATAAGGAGCATGAACCACAGTTGTTTTCTAGGCAACTTACAAACGCTGAGAGAGAATGTCGGCGAAGACGTTTGGGACGAGTTGAGGGAATCAACTGTAGGTGTGATTATCAAGCTGAAGGAGTTGGATTACACTTGGTCCGCAAAACATGTTCATTACTTTCTCGTGAATCAATTGGCGGTTCAGAGCAGTCATGAAGTTTGGTCTTTGATAGTAGACCAGCCAATGAGGTTCTCTTTGTATGAGTTTGGAGATATTACCGGGCTGAATTGTGATCCCTATGACACTGAAGAACAGTGCGATGTGGCTCATGAAGATTTTTGGTTGAAGATGAAAGTTCCAATTTCTGAAGGACCCAAGTTGAATGAACTTCAAGCGCTTTTTTCGGTCATCGGAAACTGGCCTAGAGAGGAGCGTGTAATGGTTGGCTTGTTGTGTCTACTATCCATTGGGATATTTGGCATTTCAAGCAATAGTAAAATACCTCTGCATTTGGCGAAAAGGGTGATGGATCCAGCAGCTTTCCAGCGCTATCCATGGGGTCGTGTAGGATTTACCAGCCTTGTGGATTCCATAAAAATGGTGACATACGAAGTTGGGAAGAGCTACACACTACATGGTTGTGTTCATGCTTTGCTCATTTGGATATACGAGTCTGTGCCAGGTCTAGGAGAGTTATATGGCAATCGGATAGAGGAAGCTGAG ATTCGTGTAAGGCATATGATTGTAAAAGCAATGGAGGATAGATATCCGAAATGGGGTGAAGATGAACCCCATCAGGATTTGGATAACATGATAGTTGACATCCTCAATGATCTTCTAAACGACAAGTTTTGGGATGTAGTGCCATCTACCAAGCCCCTGAAGAGAAAAACTCATGTCACTGCACCTAGTGTTCCCGATAGAGTGGATGAGAGCCCCTCCACAAAACGAAAGAGGGAGAAAGAAACTGCTCCAGAAATG GAAGAATCTCATACTGATATGCCCACCATCAACATCACAATACAAACGTTGCTTGAGGCTGTTAACAACTTGAGTGGAAGATTAGAAACCATGGATGTTAGTGTAGCTGAAAGGGTTTCTAAGACATTGGAAGCTTCTGTACAAGCTCAGATGGAAGCTAGAATCGGTTTATTTGAGACTGAGTTCAAGAACAAGATGGCCATATTACAGGAAGAAATAAAGGTTCTTAAAGGGAAGGATAATGAAAAAACTCCATCCGCTGCCGGCAACTCCAAAGCACACGATGAAGACGACGCTTGTAGCAACACAATGGTATGTTTACACTGTCAGCTAGTATTTTTTATGCACAAAATACTTACTGTTTTTTCTTATACTTGA